TTCGCTGCGCTCAGGTGTTGCCCGATTGCGGTCAGTCCCAAGCCGTCAAGATTGGTGAAAGTGGTGAGGTCTGGTGCGGTGAAGGTAGGATTGAGCAACGTCGAGGTCTTTCGAAAATGGCTAGTGTAGTAACTTCCATTCTTCTGGAAGACCTCGACTTTTTCGTGCTCGGCGACATGCCCGGGAATCGGGGTGTTGGTTTCAGGTGGTTACACTCTTATTCCTGAAGAGCCGATAAATGATTCAGTTCGTAAAACCAAAATTACAGTGTCAGAGCTATTTCCAGCCTGCGTTGGTGAGGAGGTCGACGATATGTCCTAGCCCCACATTTCTTAGGTGTGCAAATAGCTGCTGAGCAGGTGGCCAATTGCTCCGATAGGGTTCATCGCAAGATCCGGTGTAGAGTCCTCCGCCGGGTCCGGTGTAGAGTCCTCCGCCGGGTCCGGTGTAGAGTCCTCCGCCGGGTCCGGTGTAGAGTCCTCCGCCGGGTCCGGTGGACATGCCTCCGCCAGGACCAGTGTAGAGTCCTCCGCCGGGTCCGGTGGACATGCCTCCGCCAGGACCAGTGTAGAGTCCTCCGCCGGGACCTGTGTATTGTCCTCCACCAGGACCTGTGTATTGCCCTCCGCCCGGACCTGTGTATTGTCCTCCGCCGGGACCTGTGTAGTTATCGCGTGGCCAAGTAGTCATACACAAAATCTACCGCAGCTTACAGAAATTCCGCATCAAGTAACTAACATATTTGATGTGGATAAATATTTAAATCGGCAATTTCTAAAAATATGTGCATTAAAATCCATTAACTAACATTTTTTCCGGAAGCTATTTGTGCAAAAGATTTAAGTGTATCGAGGAAGAAAGCTAAAATTTCTCTGTTTTTTATATGCCCCCTATTGGGTGTCATTTGAAGGAAATCTCCAGCAGGAGGTAGGGGGTCAGGCTCTACTGAAAGAATGGTTTGGAGAACATTTTTGTATGCCAGTCGACTTTCCACGCTATCATGCGCGGCTTGGTTCCTTATTTTTTTAATCCATGATAGTTCAGAAGAGATTAGAGATAATGCGGTATAGAGCGGACTATCTTCTTCGAAATATATATCGCATCTATTTCGCACTTCAGATGCTTCGGACCAGTCTAAGAAACGGCTTCCTATCGATGAGGAAATGAGTCTTCTCGCATGCTGTCGGTCTTTCGGTGAAACGAAAGTGACTATGGAGTTTCCTTCGATAGTTTTTTCACCTGTTAGGTAAGAGATGAACAAACTCTCAATGAAATTCTCATGTGCGCGAGCGGCTCTAAGAATAATGCTTTCGTATATCAGGGATCGAGTGCTGGAATCAACGATATGATTTACCGCATGTAAACGCAGTGACTCGCATCCATCAATTTCGGAGATTAATTCATTTAAATAATCATTCACTGGCATTTTAGTGACCGATAATATATTCGACAATGAAGGTCGTGCGTTGCTCTCTTACTAGCTGATCTGTCGTAGCACGTCTTGATCCTTGGATGAATTCCTGCCATTCGAGCGGAGTGATGCCCTGCCAGTCTTTGGAAGTGTAAACATCGAATTGTGCTGACATATCGTCTAAAGCCACTCTAGCTCGGGAGGGTGAGAAATTTTTTCCACTATTCGTGACTGTCTTAGCGTGAAGTGCTGGCAGGCGTGGAACGCCCTCAGTGAGGTGGGACACGGCCAGGAATGCAGAATAGAAGAGGTGTATACGCGCAAAGTTACTACCTCGGAGATCCTCAGCGTTGAAAATCTTAGAAATGACGGTCATGGTTTCATCGAATATCTCTACCGCTTGATCTACTTCGAATTCTGCATCGTCATATTCGCGGTAGAAGGATGGAATCTGCTTTTTTGAAGAAATTCCTCTAATAAGTGCGCCAAGAAGATCTGCCGCGAGTTCTACCTCACCCATTCTTGCTAATTGCGCATCACTAAATATTCCTGCTTCTTTCCAGAACTCGGCATATTTGTGGCCCATCTCATGAGCACTTGTTTTAAATGAACCAAGGTAATTAGCATTTAGAAGTTCAGTGCTATTCAGCTTTACGGAGTAAGTGTTGAGCCTCGCGAAGATATCTAGTAACTCGTTGAGTTCTGTATTAAAAAGAACATCCACGCCGATTTCATATTGCAAAAACTCATCTCTTTCAAAGTCCTCTAATTCGGAGTATTTTATACCCGCAAATTGTGGATTGTGTGTTCTTGAAACTGTGAAGTTGTCACTCATGAACTCTAAAATGGACCTAAGGCGTTGCTGACCATCCACCACCGTCCTAAGGTTTCTACCGTCTACAAGACTCTGAGTAATTAGCACCTTGGGCATTGGCTTGCCGCGAAGTATGGTGTCGATGAGATACGACTTTGCTTTCGTGGTCCAGACGGCACGCCTTTGAAAGGCAGGAGAAAGAGAAAGCAATCCCGAGCTATGCCATTCTGCAAAATCAGAAACGCTGTATGTTCTAGTATCAAATTTTTTCATTAGACAACTCCCAAGGGCCTAAATTATTACCCAGGTTTCAATTTTGGCTAGCAACTATAGGGTTTATGTTCTCATGTTAGCTATGCGGGAAGGCTAATGGTATGTTCCCGCGCATCGCTGGATCTGATCTAACATCTTTTGAAAGTCGAGATAGGAGCTGAGGATAAATCCATTCAACCGAAACTATCCATAGACCGTTTTCGGTTGATTTGGTAAAATTAAGTAGGACGAGTTTCTTGGAAGGAGCCGGTGATGGACGAGAAGTTTGATATTGAGGAACGGTGGCCGGAACTGTTTGCGCAGCTTGATGCCACCCAGCGCAATGCCGTTCGGCAGTCACTAGCCGCGGCCTGGCATGAGGGATGGGTCCCGAACCGCGAGGACGTCGAGAACCTGACCGACGAGGCCCGCGGCGCGATCGACGAGGCCGAGTATCTGCGCCGTGTTGACGCGGCGGCTGAGCGGCATCGGTCCGGTGCTCATGTGGTGACCAATTGACCGATTTTGATACTTGGGAGTCGTATTTCTATCCTCCGCCGGATCATGCGACGATGCGGAATCTGCTGGGTGAGCGTGACCCGGCGGTGTTGGCCCAGAAAGAGTATGGTCGCACTGCTTGGCGGCAGCGACAGCTTAACGCTGATCCGTCCCTGGTTGCCCACACGTACGATGCTGAGCACCTGCGTACGATCCATCGGCACTTGTTCCAGGACGTTTATGAGTGGGCGGGGGAGTATCGCACCCAGAATATGAGCAAGGGCAATGCGATGCGTGGTTTTGCTGATGTGTATTCGGGCGAGATCGACCGCTACCTGGCCGATGCTCAGCGTCTGGTGCAGCAGACCGATTGGGGCCGGTTGGACCGCGAGCAGTTCGGTGCTGCGGCGGCCAATGTTTTCGCTCATGTGAACCAGGCCCATCCATTCCGGGAAGGCAATGGGCGTTCCTCGAAGGTGTTCATGGAGCATGTGGCTCAGCAATCCCGCTTTACTTTGGACTATGCGCGGGTGAGCCCGCAGGTGTGGAATCAGGCGTCGGAGTTCAGTGCTCCGGATCTTGGCCGGTATGAGGTGGTACCGGATTCGCTGGTGCCGGTGTTCGGGCATATCGCGGTCGAGCGGACTCCGACGGCAACGCCAGGGGTCGACCCGGCGGCGCTGGCCCGGTCACCACTGAGCGCCAGTTATCCCAAGGCGCCTGGTTCCTCCAAGGATTCTGACCGGAGCGCTCCTACGGGGCAGCAGTCCCCGCCACGTGGCGCTGGTAGGCCTGGGCGCGGGTATGGCACCAATGGACCAGGAGTAGGACGATGAGCCACGTTATTGGATATGCGCGGGTGAGCACCAGGGAACAGAATCCCGAGGCCCAGGAAGCGGAGCTGCGAGCGGCCGGGGCAGCCCGCGTTTATGTTGATCACGGTGAGTCCAGTCGGTTCGAGGACCGGCCGCAGTGGATCGCTTGCCTGGACCATCTGATGGATGGCGATACCCTCATCATTCGCGCGCTGGATCGCATCGCGGGCAGTGAGCTGATGGCGATTGAAATCATCCGGGACTTGGGCCGCCGCGGCGTACGCATCAAGAGTCTCACCGAGCCCTTCCTGGACGTTGATACGTCCACACCTATGGGTGAGGCCATTGTGGGCATCATGGCCGTGCTGGCCCAGCTTCGTATCTCGACGATTCGAGAAAATACCCGCCGCGGTTTGGCCCACGCGCGAGCCCAGGGCCGTGTCGGCGGACGCCCGTCGGTGATGACAGTGGAGCGGACCGAAGCCGCGGTGAAAATGCGCGCCGAGGGGCAGAGCATCGCGCACATCGCCAAGGTGCTCGGTGTCGGGTCGTCGTCCGTGTCCCGGGCACTGGCCCGCATCGAAGATGAGCGCGCAGCGTTCACCTCGATAGTTGATGGAGTCCTGTCCGATCACGTGCCCGACGGGGCACCGCTTGACGGTTCAGACCATTCTTCCCCCTCCTCCCGATAAATGCCGCCCTGCACACCACAGACCCCCGTCCAGGGTGCGGCGTAGCCGCATCACGCAGTGACGCGAAGCGCCCTTGACGGGGGTCTGTGGTGTGTAATCATTTGGGCATCGGGGGGAGGGGAACCACTACCACCGAGGCCGTGCAAGGGCCGCGATATTCTCACTGCAACATTTCGACGTAAAGGTGACTTGCGGCCGGTGTGCGGGCGGTCAGTCAGGGTCCCGCTGTCCACCTGTGGGCGGGACAAGACCGAAGGAAATATCTTGTGCCGTCCACAGGTGGTCAGGGGGCTAGATTACGAACTAGACGATGATTCTTCGACGCCCTGTGGGGCGTCTTTTTCATTGGAAACTGAATCGGTCTGCGCGGCAGACTTCGGCCCAGTTTTACGTGTGGAACGGCGACGGGCGCGAACCTTCTTGTCCGGCTCGGCGTAGCCGATTTTCCGCAACTCCTCGACTGACCATCCGGCGGATATTGCAGCGTTGAACGCCTTGACGTCGTCGCGCTCAGCATCACCAACTCGTTTCGCAATTTGGGCTTGAATCTCGGCAAGTTCTCGGGCCGTCTTCTCGCGCACATCTGCGAGACTTTGACGCGCTTCTCCAACCAAGCGGATAGCGCTAATTCGATCTTCCTGGGCACGCCGCGCGCGCTCCACTGCTTCTTCAATACTCGGTTCCTTAGCCATGCTTCCATCGTACGAAAGATGCACGGGCGCGTCGATGTTTCGTCGGCATAAAAGAGAATTCGCGGCGGAGCCGCAACCGCTCGCGTCTGCCAACGCGAGAAAAAGAGAAACGGTGTTCCCGACGGAGCAAGCTATAGACTTAGGTCCCCTAAGTCGATTTGTCCTCGACTTCGTGTCGAGG
This is a stretch of genomic DNA from Glutamicibacter arilaitensis Re117. It encodes these proteins:
- a CDS encoding DUF262 domain-containing protein, which gives rise to MKKFDTRTYSVSDFAEWHSSGLLSLSPAFQRRAVWTTKAKSYLIDTILRGKPMPKVLITQSLVDGRNLRTVVDGQQRLRSILEFMSDNFTVSRTHNPQFAGIKYSELEDFERDEFLQYEIGVDVLFNTELNELLDIFARLNTYSVKLNSTELLNANYLGSFKTSAHEMGHKYAEFWKEAGIFSDAQLARMGEVELAADLLGALIRGISSKKQIPSFYREYDDAEFEVDQAVEIFDETMTVISKIFNAEDLRGSNFARIHLFYSAFLAVSHLTEGVPRLPALHAKTVTNSGKNFSPSRARVALDDMSAQFDVYTSKDWQGITPLEWQEFIQGSRRATTDQLVREQRTTFIVEYIIGH
- a CDS encoding antitoxin VbhA family protein, whose protein sequence is MDEKFDIEERWPELFAQLDATQRNAVRQSLAAAWHEGWVPNREDVENLTDEARGAIDEAEYLRRVDAAAERHRSGAHVVTN
- a CDS encoding Fic/DOC family protein encodes the protein MTDFDTWESYFYPPPDHATMRNLLGERDPAVLAQKEYGRTAWRQRQLNADPSLVAHTYDAEHLRTIHRHLFQDVYEWAGEYRTQNMSKGNAMRGFADVYSGEIDRYLADAQRLVQQTDWGRLDREQFGAAAANVFAHVNQAHPFREGNGRSSKVFMEHVAQQSRFTLDYARVSPQVWNQASEFSAPDLGRYEVVPDSLVPVFGHIAVERTPTATPGVDPAALARSPLSASYPKAPGSSKDSDRSAPTGQQSPPRGAGRPGRGYGTNGPGVGR
- a CDS encoding recombinase family protein, with product MSHVIGYARVSTREQNPEAQEAELRAAGAARVYVDHGESSRFEDRPQWIACLDHLMDGDTLIIRALDRIAGSELMAIEIIRDLGRRGVRIKSLTEPFLDVDTSTPMGEAIVGIMAVLAQLRISTIRENTRRGLAHARAQGRVGGRPSVMTVERTEAAVKMRAEGQSIAHIAKVLGVGSSSVSRALARIEDERAAFTSIVDGVLSDHVPDGAPLDGSDHSSPSSR